From Shewanella psychrophila, a single genomic window includes:
- a CDS encoding IS4 family transposase — translation MINKALIHNHIDELFGHDMHAKRVTSLANAAHGVIEKGSLAIHAIGAGLAQANKLKRKSAIKQVDRLLSNTKLNVWQLLDSWGPYIIGARKEIVVSLDWTEFDSDDHSTIVLSMQTTHGRNTPLLWKTHRKHALKGNRNNHEDELLVKLRSIVAEDVKVTIVADRGFSDTALFNFIEHELGFDFIIRIKANIKVTDAVGELFPVKDWLLPSGITRTLKDVQITGNKQAVARVICTKKKGMKEAWYLASSRRDLVSSKMLTLYGKRWGIETTFRDIKDYRFGMGMSATYTRSPVRRDRLFLLSALAIGLLTLLGKAGEDADLEKTIKANTSKTRSYSLFRQGCIYYELLPTMREEWAEPLMDNFYRYLKNQPIYRSIFGII, via the coding sequence ATGATAAATAAAGCCCTTATTCATAATCACATCGATGAACTCTTTGGCCATGACATGCATGCTAAAAGGGTCACCTCACTTGCTAATGCCGCTCACGGAGTGATTGAAAAGGGGTCACTCGCTATTCATGCCATTGGCGCTGGCTTAGCCCAAGCCAATAAACTTAAGCGTAAGTCTGCTATTAAACAAGTAGACCGATTACTCAGTAATACAAAGTTAAACGTCTGGCAATTACTGGACTCCTGGGGGCCTTATATTATCGGTGCACGCAAAGAGATAGTGGTCTCTCTCGATTGGACTGAATTTGATTCAGACGACCATTCAACCATCGTACTGAGTATGCAAACAACCCATGGACGTAACACGCCACTGCTATGGAAAACCCATCGTAAACATGCTTTAAAAGGTAATAGAAACAACCATGAAGATGAGTTGTTGGTTAAGTTAAGGTCGATCGTTGCAGAGGATGTTAAAGTGACAATTGTTGCTGATAGAGGCTTTAGTGATACGGCACTATTTAACTTCATTGAACATGAGCTGGGTTTTGACTTCATCATTAGAATTAAGGCTAATATCAAAGTCACCGATGCGGTAGGAGAGCTGTTTCCAGTAAAGGACTGGCTATTACCCAGCGGCATAACAAGAACCCTTAAGGACGTTCAAATAACGGGTAATAAGCAAGCAGTCGCTCGGGTCATTTGCACCAAGAAAAAAGGCATGAAAGAAGCTTGGTATTTAGCATCAAGTCGACGTGACCTAGTGAGTAGCAAGATGTTGACTTTATATGGGAAACGTTGGGGGATAGAGACGACTTTTCGTGACATTAAAGACTATCGTTTTGGCATGGGGATGAGTGCCACCTACACGCGTTCCCCGGTACGTAGAGACCGGTTGTTTTTGCTAAGCGCCTTGGCGATAGGCTTGCTGACGCTACTAGGAAAAGCGGGCGAGGATGCTGACTTGGAAAAGACAATAAAGGCAAATACCAGTAAAACTCGCTCATACTCTCTGTTTCGCCAAGGTTGTATTTACTATGAACTGTTACCCACGATGCGAGAAGAGTGGGCAGAACCTCTAATGGATAATTTTTATCGTTACCTTAAAAACCAGCCTATTTACCGTTCAATTTTCGGGATTATTTAA
- a CDS encoding SDR family NAD(P)-dependent oxidoreductase, translating into MTKATAIIVGASSLLSREIAKQLAEQGVELVLLAQEPESLQEFVDSLPTQAHLFPLVIASPQKVITTLENIWEKIGGAHLVIVNTGLNSYDPQLPWLPEQDIITVNVQGYAAICNTAFKLFRDQGYGQLAAINSIAGLRGGPNVAYHASKAFASNYLDGLSMHAQRLKLPITITDIQLGLLDKAAMQQSRLWLSPPDEVASQIIKAMQKAKRKVYVTKRWRLVAWLTKLLPEFVYNTRHWRTKEERLAAKAEGKK; encoded by the coding sequence ATGACCAAAGCAACAGCCATTATTGTGGGCGCGAGCTCCCTTCTGAGTCGTGAAATAGCCAAACAACTTGCCGAGCAAGGTGTTGAGCTTGTACTTCTTGCCCAAGAGCCAGAATCACTGCAAGAATTTGTCGATTCGCTTCCTACTCAGGCACACCTGTTCCCACTGGTGATTGCTAGCCCCCAGAAGGTCATTACTACTCTCGAAAACATCTGGGAAAAAATAGGCGGAGCACATTTAGTCATAGTGAATACTGGCTTAAACAGTTATGACCCACAGCTACCTTGGCTACCAGAGCAAGATATCATCACGGTTAACGTCCAGGGCTATGCGGCTATCTGCAACACCGCATTTAAATTATTTCGAGATCAAGGCTATGGCCAACTCGCGGCAATTAATTCCATTGCCGGCCTACGTGGTGGCCCGAATGTGGCCTATCACGCCTCTAAAGCCTTCGCCAGCAACTACTTAGATGGTTTAAGTATGCACGCCCAGAGATTAAAGCTGCCCATCACCATTACAGATATTCAGCTAGGCTTGCTGGATAAGGCCGCGATGCAGCAAAGCCGTCTCTGGCTATCGCCACCCGATGAGGTAGCCAGTCAGATAATCAAGGCGATGCAGAAGGCGAAACGTAAGGTCTATGTAACTAAGCGTTGGCGTCTGGTAGCCTGGCTAACTAAGTTATTGCCAGAATTTGTCTACAATACCCGTCACTGGCGCACTAAAGAAGAGCGTCTCGCGGCCAAAGCCGAAGGTAAGAAATAG
- the ompW gene encoding outer membrane protein OmpW: protein MMKRSIVSGLIAATLLATGFSGSVLAHQAGDIIIRAGAVVVAPNESSEQVATFGEFGVSSNTQLGLNFGYMLTDNIGIELLAATPFSHDISLPDVGKIAETKQLPPTLVVQYYFGNAESKLRPYIGGGVNFTNFYDNEFTNDLGGALSDLSMGNSWGLAAQVGLDYQVNKNWLVNASVWYAQISTDVKFNLGGEATTIETDIDPWVYMVSVGYTF from the coding sequence ATGATGAAAAGAAGTATCGTTTCTGGATTAATCGCAGCCACCCTACTAGCTACAGGTTTCAGCGGTTCAGTCTTGGCTCATCAAGCGGGTGACATTATCATTCGTGCAGGTGCTGTCGTTGTCGCACCTAACGAGTCGAGTGAGCAGGTAGCAACTTTCGGTGAGTTTGGTGTGAGCAGTAATACTCAATTAGGGCTTAACTTCGGCTATATGTTGACCGATAACATAGGCATTGAGTTGTTAGCGGCGACACCATTCAGTCACGATATTTCTCTGCCTGATGTTGGTAAGATAGCCGAAACTAAGCAGTTACCGCCTACCTTAGTCGTTCAATACTATTTTGGTAATGCTGAGTCTAAGTTACGTCCTTACATCGGCGGAGGGGTTAACTTCACTAACTTCTATGACAATGAATTCACCAATGATCTAGGTGGGGCGTTATCGGATCTGAGTATGGGTAATTCATGGGGATTGGCAGCTCAGGTGGGTCTAGACTATCAAGTGAATAAAAACTGGTTGGTGAATGCCTCTGTCTGGTACGCACAGATAAGTACTGACGTGAAATTCAATCTTGGTGGGGAAGCTACCACTATCGAAACCGATATCGACCCTTGGGTTTACATGGTGAGTGTCGGTTATACCTTCTAA
- a CDS encoding nucleotidyltransferase family protein, whose amino-acid sequence MKQDSIRMEAIEIAIKLDLPQWLLAAGFVRDLVWDRLHDVAGQHLNDIDLIYFDAEDLSESREKDYEQQLNSWAPHLPWSVKNQARMHIRNCDAPYTSCEHAMSFWPECETAIGVHVSRESNRFDFIAPFGVESLFDLKLTHNSKRELSLFNARTDQKAWLTRYPKLQLA is encoded by the coding sequence TTGAAGCAAGATTCAATCAGGATGGAAGCCATAGAGATTGCCATTAAGCTCGACTTGCCTCAATGGTTATTAGCTGCAGGGTTCGTGCGTGATCTTGTATGGGATAGATTACACGATGTAGCGGGTCAGCATCTTAATGATATCGATCTTATCTATTTTGATGCAGAAGATCTCAGTGAGAGTAGAGAGAAAGACTACGAACAGCAGCTAAACTCATGGGCACCTCATCTGCCCTGGTCAGTTAAGAATCAGGCGAGAATGCATATTCGAAACTGTGATGCCCCCTATACGAGCTGCGAACACGCGATGTCCTTCTGGCCTGAATGTGAGACCGCGATAGGTGTCCATGTTTCTAGAGAGAGTAATCGCTTCGACTTTATTGCACCTTTTGGAGTTGAATCCCTGTTCGATTTAAAGCTAACTCACAACTCTAAACGTGAGTTGTCACTTTTTAACGCAAGAACAGACCAGAAAGCCTGGTTAACCCGATATCCTAAACTACAATTAGCCTGA
- a CDS encoding YbaY family lipoprotein has product MLVMLKRVVILLVCVLSLSACVTVESEPPVIINGAAGYLEKINLPQGSKITIAIIDMDTPGAIIAQKSFDIARAPVPFKFILPPETVEENVNYGVVAMILYQNQVIFQTYDRFPIINNGKYTTEVLMKAVR; this is encoded by the coding sequence ATGTTGGTAATGCTGAAAAGAGTAGTAATTTTATTGGTTTGTGTTTTATCGCTTTCGGCCTGTGTGACAGTGGAGTCCGAGCCGCCAGTTATTATTAACGGTGCCGCCGGATACTTGGAGAAGATTAATCTGCCTCAGGGGAGTAAGATCACCATAGCCATTATAGATATGGACACTCCGGGCGCAATTATTGCGCAAAAGAGTTTCGATATTGCCAGAGCGCCAGTGCCGTTTAAATTTATCTTACCGCCTGAAACGGTCGAAGAAAATGTAAATTACGGGGTCGTAGCAATGATCTTGTATCAGAATCAGGTTATTTTTCAGACTTATGACAGATTTCCAATTATTAACAATGGTAAGTACACCACTGAAGTGTTGATGAAAGCGGTTAGGTAG
- the tesB gene encoding acyl-CoA thioesterase II — protein sequence MSQVLNDLLSLLSLERIEEGLFRGQSQDLGFGHVFGGQVMGQALSAAKQTVSASRQVHSLHSYFLRAGDEKLPIVYDVEVMRDGGSFSARRVKAIQKGRPIFYMTCSFQEFEQGLEHQDKMPDVPGPDGLLNQQELAMALQDKVPPKMLEKFMADAPIEMRLIDACNPMVSSITEPKRYVWIRANGKVPKDFSVNEYLLAYASDFNFLVTAAQPHGVSFLTPGMRMATIDHSMWFHRPLDLNDWLLYSIESPSASGGRGFVKGQFFNQKGELVASATQEGLMRMVSPK from the coding sequence GTGAGTCAGGTATTGAATGATTTATTATCTCTACTCTCTTTAGAGCGAATTGAAGAGGGCTTATTTCGTGGTCAGAGCCAAGATTTAGGCTTCGGTCATGTTTTCGGTGGTCAAGTGATGGGGCAGGCGTTGAGCGCCGCCAAACAGACGGTATCTGCATCGCGCCAGGTTCACTCTTTGCATTCCTATTTTCTCCGTGCCGGAGATGAAAAACTACCTATTGTTTATGATGTTGAAGTTATGCGTGATGGCGGCAGCTTCAGTGCGAGAAGAGTCAAGGCTATCCAGAAAGGTCGACCCATTTTCTATATGACCTGCTCATTCCAAGAGTTTGAACAGGGGCTTGAGCATCAAGATAAAATGCCCGATGTACCAGGCCCTGATGGCTTACTGAATCAGCAAGAACTCGCCATGGCACTTCAAGATAAAGTGCCGCCTAAAATGCTGGAAAAATTTATGGCTGATGCACCGATTGAGATGCGTCTTATCGATGCCTGTAACCCTATGGTATCTAGCATTACAGAGCCCAAGCGCTATGTGTGGATCAGAGCCAATGGGAAAGTACCAAAAGACTTTTCGGTCAACGAATACTTGTTGGCTTATGCGTCAGATTTCAACTTTCTGGTCACGGCCGCGCAGCCTCACGGAGTCTCCTTTCTGACGCCTGGTATGCGCATGGCGACGATAGATCATTCTATGTGGTTTCATAGACCACTGGATTTGAATGACTGGCTGCTTTATAGCATAGAGAGTCCAAGCGCCAGTGGCGGTCGTGGTTTTGTTAAGGGGCAGTTTTTCAATCAGAAAGGTGAGCTGGTGGCTTCTGCCACGCAAGAAGGTTTAATGCGAATGGTTTCGCCCAAATAG
- a CDS encoding SDR family NAD(P)-dependent oxidoreductase produces the protein MRFDNQVAVITGAGSGLGRAYALALAERGAKVALIDSGEHDQEAGLASSGLIRSHKAVLALGEQSMRFNLDVSDVEGVKQAVVDILERWGRIDILINNAGVHTPCDFDNLTVDMWQHQLNIDLNGSFYMAKAIWPQMKLQGYGRIVMSCGASGLYGDMHETSYSASKMGLIGLVNSLYLEGIDRNIKVNTLTPHALTPMTENRLASSVKPLFSKSSITASMMFLCSSEAPTGQHLLTAAGSVSHGQFTEFKSCYFPADSCKPEAIHNSWQQIHQAQPVNLHRSGEDQVLAWAKRGAGERHITIE, from the coding sequence ATGCGTTTTGATAATCAGGTGGCCGTAATAACGGGAGCAGGATCGGGTTTAGGGCGAGCATATGCGCTGGCTTTAGCCGAACGTGGTGCTAAGGTGGCGTTGATTGATTCGGGTGAGCATGATCAAGAAGCAGGACTTGCAAGCTCTGGATTAATCAGAAGTCATAAGGCTGTACTCGCTCTGGGAGAACAATCGATGCGTTTTAATCTCGATGTGAGTGACGTAGAAGGAGTGAAACAGGCTGTTGTTGATATATTGGAGCGCTGGGGCCGTATCGATATTTTAATCAATAATGCAGGGGTACATACACCTTGTGACTTTGATAATTTAACTGTCGATATGTGGCAGCATCAGTTAAATATCGATCTTAATGGCAGCTTCTACATGGCCAAGGCAATATGGCCGCAGATGAAGCTGCAAGGCTATGGAAGGATCGTAATGAGTTGTGGGGCCAGTGGTTTATATGGCGATATGCATGAAACCTCATACAGTGCCAGCAAGATGGGTTTGATAGGTCTAGTGAATAGCCTTTATCTCGAAGGAATAGATCGTAATATCAAGGTCAACACCTTAACGCCTCACGCCTTGACTCCGATGACAGAAAATCGCCTCGCGTCTTCGGTAAAGCCACTTTTCTCTAAATCATCAATCACGGCGAGCATGATGTTCTTGTGTAGTTCAGAAGCGCCTACGGGTCAGCATCTACTTACCGCAGCGGGAAGTGTCAGTCACGGACAATTTACCGAGTTCAAGTCCTGTTATTTTCCTGCAGATTCTTGTAAGCCAGAGGCCATACACAATAGTTGGCAGCAGATCCATCAGGCACAACCTGTCAACTTACACCGAAGTGGTGAGGACCAAGTTCTTGCCTGGGCCAAGAGAGGTGCAGGGGAGCGTCATATCACTATCGAGTGA
- a CDS encoding 1,4-dihydroxy-2-naphthoate polyprenyltransferase — MNPWILAVRPRTLPAAIGPLLVGNILALELEQFSILIACTSMLCAILLQVATNLANDYFDFKSGIDTEERLGPVRVTQSGLLAPEKVRNAMTLCLVLAIIVGSYLIYHGGWPIAFLALAAILGALGYSGGPYPLASHGLGEVAAFVFFGLVAVVGSYFLQAGETNTAAWILGCAIGFLNAAIMLVNNTRDIETDAKAGKKTIAVRLGIGQARVIYQAFVYLPFALIIGSFFLGFLPGAPVLLAGLALIIARKLNSDFSVTSGEALNPLLGRTAKLTMIFSGLFSVGLFFV; from the coding sequence ATGAACCCTTGGATTTTGGCCGTAAGGCCACGGACATTACCAGCGGCTATCGGGCCTCTCTTGGTAGGAAATATACTGGCGTTAGAATTAGAACAATTCAGCATATTGATTGCCTGCACCTCTATGCTTTGCGCTATCTTGTTACAGGTTGCCACTAACTTAGCCAACGACTACTTTGACTTTAAGAGCGGTATCGATACCGAAGAGCGATTAGGACCAGTGCGTGTCACCCAAAGTGGCTTGCTTGCTCCAGAGAAAGTCCGTAATGCCATGACGCTCTGTCTAGTACTGGCAATTATTGTTGGCTCATACCTCATCTATCACGGTGGTTGGCCCATTGCCTTTTTGGCTTTAGCTGCAATTCTAGGTGCCCTTGGTTATAGCGGTGGTCCATATCCATTGGCATCCCACGGATTAGGTGAAGTTGCCGCTTTTGTCTTTTTTGGTTTAGTCGCTGTGGTCGGCAGTTACTTTCTGCAAGCGGGTGAAACCAACACTGCCGCCTGGATATTAGGCTGTGCAATTGGATTCTTAAATGCGGCAATAATGTTGGTCAATAACACTCGAGATATTGAAACTGACGCAAAAGCTGGCAAGAAAACCATCGCCGTTCGGCTGGGGATCGGTCAGGCAAGAGTCATCTATCAAGCCTTTGTTTACTTACCTTTCGCATTGATTATTGGTAGCTTTTTTCTTGGATTCTTACCTGGCGCCCCCGTACTGCTAGCAGGGCTCGCACTGATTATTGCACGTAAACTCAACAGTGATTTTAGCGTGACTTCAGGAGAGGCGTTAAACCCCTTACTCGGCCGTACCGCTAAGCTCACCATGATTTTCAGTGGCTTGTTTAGTGTAGGATTATTCTTCGTTTAA
- a CDS encoding DUF3624 domain-containing protein, protein MACNDCESSIFKQKLGRCKACMWQLAILSVIAWPLWWFLYSERVSHVESIALLFFCISFTGLLLLHLIVLSYRSLTRRT, encoded by the coding sequence ATGGCCTGTAACGACTGTGAGTCATCAATTTTTAAGCAAAAACTTGGTCGTTGTAAAGCTTGTATGTGGCAACTGGCAATATTGTCAGTTATAGCCTGGCCCTTGTGGTGGTTTCTCTATAGCGAACGAGTTTCTCATGTTGAATCCATTGCACTGCTGTTTTTTTGTATCAGCTTCACCGGGCTTCTGCTGCTTCATCTTATCGTACTTAGCTATCGTTCACTTACTCGCAGAACTTAA
- a CDS encoding leucine-rich repeat-containing protein kinase family protein — MQTLAALKNGQLTSTVRLQLAENLTEFPKEIFDLADTLEVLDLSNNCLSSLPDDLGLLTQLRILFLSNNQFESLPKVLADCPKLEMIGFKANKIRTVDENALPVQTRWLILTDNQIEILPESTGQLSRLQKLALAGNSLSALPASMANCKKLELVRLSANQLTHIPDWLLQLPKLAWLAFDGNKLNCTDKISLAVPEMLKVKMTDIILSEKLGEGASGVIYKGQWLHQPVSLHATSQAVAVKVFKGEVTSDGYPVDELACCLQAGEHPNLINVISQINEEGHLGLVMELIPPSFYNLGLPPSLVTCTRDTFASGTLFNVSQIAKILQQMAATMTHLHQQAVSHGDLYAHNTMINDDADMLFGDFGASSDLSVLPQLQREAMQAIEVRAFGCLLEDLLLVDEKHLSDEAITSGKQALLSVLLQIRDDCLHNEFAFRPRFFEILAKLELVVLEPVSEVQL; from the coding sequence TTGCAAACATTAGCAGCACTTAAAAATGGACAGTTAACATCGACGGTACGTTTACAGTTAGCCGAAAACCTAACTGAATTCCCAAAAGAGATCTTTGATTTAGCTGACACCTTGGAAGTGCTGGATCTGTCTAATAATTGCTTATCCAGCTTACCCGACGATTTGGGCCTTCTGACACAACTTAGAATCTTGTTTCTCTCAAATAATCAGTTTGAAAGCTTGCCTAAGGTTTTAGCCGATTGTCCTAAGCTTGAGATGATAGGTTTTAAGGCGAATAAGATCCGCACAGTCGATGAAAACGCTTTGCCTGTTCAGACTCGCTGGTTGATCTTAACCGATAATCAAATCGAGATATTGCCTGAATCTACGGGGCAGCTGTCTCGTCTACAAAAACTCGCCTTGGCGGGGAATAGCCTTTCTGCACTACCTGCGTCGATGGCCAATTGTAAGAAACTCGAGTTAGTACGTTTATCTGCAAATCAGCTTACTCATATCCCCGACTGGTTACTGCAATTGCCAAAACTTGCTTGGCTGGCATTTGATGGTAATAAGCTTAACTGTACGGATAAAATATCCTTAGCTGTACCTGAGATGCTTAAAGTGAAGATGACCGATATCATCCTTAGTGAAAAACTGGGTGAAGGGGCATCGGGCGTTATCTATAAAGGTCAGTGGCTACATCAACCCGTTAGTTTACATGCTACTTCCCAGGCTGTGGCTGTAAAAGTGTTTAAGGGGGAGGTGACCAGTGATGGCTATCCTGTCGATGAGCTAGCCTGTTGTTTACAGGCGGGCGAGCATCCCAACCTTATTAACGTTATCTCTCAGATAAACGAGGAAGGGCATCTGGGGCTGGTGATGGAATTGATCCCGCCGAGTTTCTATAACTTAGGTTTACCGCCATCGCTGGTGACTTGTACCCGAGATACCTTTGCGTCCGGGACTCTATTTAACGTGTCACAAATTGCTAAAATTCTGCAACAGATGGCGGCGACGATGACGCACCTGCACCAGCAAGCTGTCAGTCATGGGGATCTGTATGCCCATAACACCATGATTAATGATGATGCCGATATGCTATTTGGTGATTTTGGTGCCTCGTCGGATTTATCTGTTCTGCCTCAATTGCAAAGAGAAGCGATGCAAGCCATAGAGGTAAGAGCCTTTGGCTGTCTATTGGAAGATCTCTTGTTAGTTGATGAGAAGCACTTAAGTGATGAAGCCATAACATCAGGCAAGCAAGCGCTCTTGTCTGTGCTATTACAAATAAGAGATGACTGTTTGCATAATGAGTTTGCATTTCGACCTCGTTTTTTCGAGATTCTTGCCAAACTAGAGTTAGTAGTTTTAGAGCCAGTGAGTGAAGTTCAGCTTTAA
- the tpx gene encoding thiol peroxidase — MSITFQGSPVSVSGTLPQTRQIAPNFTLCAADLSDITLESLKGQKVVLNIFLSIDTPVCASSVRTFNEKASALDNVTVLCISADLPFATDRFCGAEGIEGVKTASCFRSPSFTEDYGVNLNQGALKGLATRAVLVVNEEGIIVHSELVSEITEEPNYEAAIAALG; from the coding sequence ATGTCTATAACTTTCCAAGGATCTCCAGTCTCTGTTTCAGGCACACTCCCACAAACAAGACAAATTGCCCCAAACTTTACTCTTTGTGCTGCGGATCTCAGTGACATAACTTTAGAGAGCCTAAAAGGTCAAAAGGTTGTGTTAAATATCTTCCTAAGTATCGACACTCCTGTTTGTGCAAGCAGCGTTCGAACGTTTAACGAGAAAGCTTCTGCTTTAGATAATGTAACTGTTCTTTGCATTTCTGCAGATCTGCCGTTTGCAACTGACCGTTTCTGCGGTGCTGAAGGCATCGAAGGGGTGAAAACTGCTTCTTGCTTCCGCTCACCATCATTCACCGAAGACTACGGTGTCAACTTAAATCAGGGTGCCCTAAAAGGCCTAGCAACCCGCGCTGTTTTGGTGGTTAACGAGGAAGGCATTATCGTACACAGCGAGCTAGTCTCTGAGATCACTGAAGAACCAAACTACGAAGCAGCTATTGCAGCTCTAGGATAA
- a CDS encoding peroxiredoxin, which translates to MKKIALLISALISTSVYAQFETTTESAKFGPGQVVTLEKTNQFDLIGHAVKVGDLMPSAQLMTSDLQPYDTSAESKKIKIYSVLTSVDTPVCVQQAIDLSAYIKAHGNEHKDIEFYAISADTPFAQQRFIKEHSLSGVTYLSDASEHQFGLKTGSQIQQLGLLTRSIIVTDINNKITYIQRVPELTSIPDLVAAVKVADKNL; encoded by the coding sequence ATGAAAAAAATAGCTCTATTAATATCTGCTCTTATTTCAACCAGTGTTTATGCACAGTTCGAAACAACGACAGAAAGCGCTAAATTTGGTCCAGGCCAAGTCGTCACACTTGAGAAAACAAACCAGTTTGATCTGATTGGTCATGCGGTTAAAGTTGGAGACTTGATGCCATCAGCTCAACTAATGACATCAGATCTTCAACCTTACGACACCAGTGCTGAAAGTAAAAAGATAAAAATTTACAGTGTATTAACTTCAGTCGACACACCTGTATGTGTACAACAAGCTATTGACCTTTCAGCGTATATAAAAGCACACGGTAACGAACACAAAGACATCGAGTTTTACGCGATCAGTGCTGATACGCCGTTTGCTCAGCAACGTTTCATCAAGGAACATTCGTTGTCGGGCGTAACCTACCTTTCGGATGCATCAGAGCATCAGTTTGGGCTTAAAACAGGCTCTCAGATCCAACAACTTGGTCTGTTAACTCGCAGTATTATCGTGACAGATATAAATAATAAAATTACTTATATTCAACGAGTACCTGAGCTTACAAGCATTCCAGACCTAGTAGCTGCAGTTAAGGTTGCTGACAAAAACCTGTAA